The Erpetoichthys calabaricus chromosome 13, fErpCal1.3, whole genome shotgun sequence genome has a window encoding:
- the LOC127530033 gene encoding E3 SUMO-protein ligase ZBED1-like: MSSMESLNTDTTEQQEQLVPKKNAVSVIWTHFGFSKDDIEQNEVRCRHCRKTVSTPKGNTTNLFQHLKHNHVTEYEQCMAQKKKQKGTDKRPATSASAKQMSITQAFTNSTQYEKSSRRWKEITDAICYYIAKDMTPLATVERSGFKHLVKTRDRRYTVPSRSHFSKTVLPDMYKTCCKNVAAKLKNVQHFAATSDLWSSRTMDPFLSLTLHYIDDDWKLRQRCLETAYFPADHTADMIAQGLKDMLSGWDLAEEKLSAITTDNEAEMSSYLVSPMLDSEANPLDWWRKHHVHFPTLSKVAKKYLCIPATSSPSERVFSSGENIVTCLRSCLKPEKVNMLVFLSKNLE; this comes from the exons ATGTCGAGCATGGAGAGCTTAAACACTGACACAACTGAGCAACAAGAGcagcttgtaccaaagaaaaacgcagtctccgtcatttggacacattttggcttcagtaaggatgacatcgaacaaaatgaagtcagatgtagacactgtagaaaaacagtttcgacgcccaaaggtaacaccaccaatttgtttcaacacttgaagcacaatcacgttactgaatatgaacagtgcatggctcaaaaaaaaaaacaaaaagggactgacaagcgcccagcaacaagtgcctccgcaaagcagatgtcgataacacaagcgttcacaaattccacacagtatgagaagagttcaagaagatggaaagaaataactgacgctatttgttattacatcgcaaaggatatgactcccttggctacagtggagcgaaGCGGGTTTAAACACCTTGTTAAAACTCGAgacagaagatacactgtgccatcgcgatcacatttttctaaaactgtgctgccagacatgtacaagacatgttgtaaaaatgtagctgctaaactgaaaaatgttcaacactttgcagccacatctgatctctggtcaagtaggacgatggacccattcttgagccttactttgcactacattgacgacgattggaagctgcgccagagatgccttgagacggcatattttccagccgatcacacggcagatatgattgcgcaaggtctgaaagatatgCTTTCTGGATGGGACCTcgcggaagaaaaactttcagccattacgacagacaacg aagcagagatgagcagctatttggtgtcccccatgctggatagtgaggcaaatccactggactggtggaggaagcatcatgtacactttcccactctaagtaaggtggcaaaaaagtatctctgcataccagctactagctccccatcagagcgggttttcagttcgggcgaaaacattgttacatgcctcaggtcctgcctgaaacctgaaaaggttaacatgcttgtgtttcttagtaagaacttagagtaa